Below is a window of Candidatus Margulisiibacteriota bacterium DNA.
TAGAGATTTGAGATTGTCGTCAGCGCGTAGGCGCCAAGCGAACCCACCGGAATAAAACCAAACACATCGACGGCGGTAAAAACCTCTCCTTCCACTGTGGCGCCGCTTTGCACAAACAACATAAAGCAGGCGGTAACCACCGTGCAGATAATCGTGGCAATGGGCAGTAAACGAAAGCCGATATTGCGCCATAATTTAAAAAAATCCGAATTAAGAATAGTTGTCATGCTGCCACTCCTTCCGCAAATTCTGTTTGCGTTAATTTCATAAAATATCCTTCCAGATCCTGTCCGGCGCAGATGATGGAAGTAACCGGAATATCTGCCTTACACAGCGCCATATTTATGGACATAGTTTCGTCCAGCCGCTCAAAGATATGGATTTCCTGATCCGAAATAATTTGCAGCTCATTGATCTGGAAACGCTCTTTCAAAAACGCAAAAGTCTTTTTCGGCTTCGGCGTGCAGAGGCGGATACACTGGCGACATTCTTTTTGCAGCTCCTCCGCGCCGATCTGCTTGATCAGTCGTCCACGATCGATAATGCCGTAATGGGTCGCCAGCAGCGCCAGCTCGGAGAGGATATGGCTGGAGATCAGGATCGTCATATTCTGCTCGAACGCCAGCCGTTTAAGCAATTCACGGTTTTCAATAATGCCTTTGGGGTCAAGGCCGTTCACCGGCTCGTCCAGAATGAGCAGTTCCGGTTTGGCGAGCATCGCCTGCGCCAACGCCAGTCGCTGACGCATACCGAGAGAAAAATCACAGGCCTTTTTCGTGCCAGTATCCGCAATCCCCGCCAGACGAAGCGCTTGCTTGATCGCCTTCTCATCAGACAGCCCTAAAAGCCGCGCCTGGACTTCAAGATTTTCGCGCGCGGTCAGGTTGGGATACAAGGCTGGCGTTTCCACAATGCAGCCGATCTTGCGCCGCATTTTTTGCAAAGCGTCGTCACCGCTTTTCCCGAAG
It encodes the following:
- a CDS encoding ATP-binding cassette domain-containing protein, whose protein sequence is MSETIVRTINLSKAYSSGGVAHYAVQNLNVEIGRGQIYGFIGQNGAGKTTLIRMLTGLIQPTEGRLELFGKSGDDALQKMRRKIGCIVETPALYPNLTARENLEVQARLLGLSDEKAIKQALRLAGIADTGTKKACDFSLGMRQRLALAQAMLAKPELLILDEPVNGLDPKGIIENRELLKRLAFEQNMTILISSHILSELALLATHYGIIDRGRLIKQIGAEELQKECRQCIRLCTPKPKKTFAFLKERFQINELQIISDQEIHIFERLDETMSINMALCKADIPVTSIICAGQDLEGYFMKLTQTEFAEGVAA